Proteins encoded by one window of Haematobia irritans isolate KBUSLIRL chromosome 2, ASM5000362v1, whole genome shotgun sequence:
- the LOC142225278 gene encoding methyltransferase HEMK2-like: MDKDSDSTVTSLDENTENFCTNQTRDILAEGILNLFKPVVEKLDERIQGTREAQKELKTQLDILSLQLRDIEKAQHNIPEFSDKVKELINVKHKVTVIANILTTTQERLLGLHKLIEKEQRRRQALLDSAISTNISYKTSIMETPHIDHLTTQDYENVYEPAEDSFLLLDALESDLAFIENELKPIVCLEIGPGSGIIITALSKRLSNSFCMACDINRVACQVTKRTANRNEAQVECIKGNLVDAFKPNIVDLLIFNPPYVVTNDGEVNSSAPFGDCTNANLVHSWAGGENGRRIIDKLLPNLNELLSPKGVFYLLLLRENKPDEIIETLSELGFEGTKFMERRIPGEYLYILKIKRCNS, from the exons ATGGACAAAGATTCCGATAGCACTGTCACATCTTTGGACgaaaatacagaaaatttttgcaccaaTCAAACCAGAGATATACTTGCGGAGGGAATACTGAACCTGTTCAAACCCGTGGTCGAAAAGTTAGACGAACGTATTCAGGGCACCAGAGAAGCACAGAAGGAGCTGAAAACCCAATTGgatattctgtctttgcagttaAGGGACATAGAAAAAGCACAGCATAATATACCTGAATTTTCTGATAAGGTGAAGGAGTTAATTAACGTAAAACATAAGGTTACAGTCATTGCAAATATCCTAACGACCACTCAAGAAAGGTTGCTAGGCCTTCATAAATTAATAGAGAAGGAACAACGAAGAAGGCAAGCACTCCTCGACTCTGCAATTAGTACAAATATTTCG TATAAGACAAGTATAATGGAGACACCACATATCGAtcatttaactactcaggattatgaaaatgtttatgaGCCAGCCGAGGATTCGTTTCTACTATTGGACGCTTTAGAGTCGGACCTGGCTTTCATTGAAAATGAATTGAAGCCAATTGTGTGTTTAGAAATAGGCCCTGGAAGTGGTATTATAATTACTGCCTTGTCGAAACGGCTTTCAAATAGCTTTTGTATGGCATGTGATATAAATCGGGTAGCATGCCAAGTAACGAAAAGAACCGCAAACAGAAACGAAGCACAAGTGGAATGTATCAAAGGGAATTTAGTGGATGCCTTCAAACCAAATATAGttgatttattaattttcaatcCTCCTTATGTGGTGACAAATGATGGCGAGGTCAATTCCTCTGCACCATTTGGTGATTGTACTAATGCCAATCTGGTACATTCATGGGCAGGAGGAGAAAATGGAAGACGTATAATCGACAAATTGCTACCAAATTTGAATGAGCTACTATCGCCGAAAGGTGTATTCTACTTGCTTTTGCTCCGTGAAAATAAGCCCGATGAGATTATAGAGACATTGTCCGAACTGGGTTTCGAAGGTACGAAATTTATGGAGAGGCGTATACCAGgcgaatatttatatattttaaaaataaaacgctGTAATTCATAG
- the Tnpo-SR gene encoding transportin 3 translates to MMDTAPTADLVYQGICTLFHNTNPEEKEKANKWLEEFQKSIYSWTIADELLQQKRDLHSCYFAAQTMRSKIQNSFNELPINSHESLRDSLIVHVGQITDETDSIIVTQLCLAVADLALLMATWKQPVIDLLDMLSTQPQSVWPLLEILTLIPEEIDTRYLRLGANRREEIHKQLDAASQKVLDFLCLCMQHSDGVQEKITNSTLRCYGAWVAIHAISLQQSIQNPITQQVFRLLSMESTSRKLHDTSTECICSLLSCIEANSGRDILDPQLKMQIFNAVCMLEAAYHTSVGMEDIDKTMNYCRIFTVLCEAFFYEMFENEDIPHYSTKGLDLVLICVGHYDYEVAEITFNLWYRLSEELFQRNNDKLTSHFKPHIERLLGALFRLTQMDPDQEGLIDENDEFNDFRRKVSDLIKDVAFIVGSGNCFKQMFYKLQEPGCSWESIESALFIMQNVAKNIIPDENEVIPKVVEAILNLPENTHIAVRYTSIMLLGELCDWIENHSESLQAVLNFLLYSLQQKSGLAGAAAISLTSICASCRQKMVFHISGLVEIARSLDSFEISNDLAIGLLKGISLILSKLPKGQLETAMREIISFQLQPLAIMVESSNTLSICKGERTDPAYWVDRACAVIRHTNPDVPDSEIHPTLNILTDAWPLISRVMDKYQTDVRVMERTCRLIRYSVRMVRKQASMLVEPLIHQMVTLYALHHHSCFLYLGSVLVDEFAKVEDCINVLLVMLKSFIEPTFKMLQVENGLKNNPDTVDDFFRLCSRFIDCCPLPFLQSSLVTPIFQCALLACTLDHREANSSVMKFFCNLLKWGRSNNYKLTECKPLVKEIAKQNGEALVVNLIQASVFCLHSYMLPDVAEVLTELKDVISQEQMEAFLQTALQSLPKKNTGGYVTATDAQLMEFKESVMKSSTTKSVTLALKTFTRLYR, encoded by the exons atgatgGACACGGCGCCCACCGCTGATTTGGTATATCAGGGTATATGCACACTGTTTCACAATACCAACCCAGAAGAGAAGGAGAAGGCCAACAAATGGCTGGAAGAGTTTCAGAAATCG ATCTATTCGTGGACAATCGCCGATGAACTATTACAACAAAAGAGGGATCTACATTCATGCTACTTTGCTGCCCAGACTATGCGTAGCAAGATACAGAACTCCTTCAATGAATTACCAATAAATTCACACGAATCTCTAAGGGATTCACTAATCGTCCACGTGGGACAAATCACTGACGAAACAGATTCAATCATAGTGACGCAATTGTGCTTGGCCGTAGCAGATTTAGCTTTGTTAATGGCGACATGGAAACAGCCGGTGATAGACCTGTTGGATATGCTTTCAACACAGCCGCAATCAGTGTGGCCGCTTTTGGAGATATTAACTCTTATACCGGAAGAAATAGATACACGATACTTGCGGTTGGGTGCCAATCGCAGGGAAGAGATACACAAGCAATTGGATGCTGCTTCTCAGAAAGTATTGGATTTTCTCTGTTTGTGTATGCAACACAGCGATGGAGTTCAAGAAAAAATTACCAACTCCACCCTACGTTGTTATGGTGCTTGGGTGGCAATACATGCAATTTCATTGCAACAATCTATCCAAAATCCCATCACACAACAAGTTTTCCGTCTGTTGAGTATGGAGAGTACATCTAGAAAACTACATGATACCTCGACCGAATGTATATGTTCCCTACTTAGCTGTATAGAGGCAAACAGTGGGCGCGATATCTTAGATCCAcaattaaaaatgcaaattttcaatGCCGTTTGCATGTTGGAGGCAGCTTATCACACCTCAGTCGGAATGGAGGATATAGACAAAACGATGAACTATTGTCGAATATTTACAGTGCTTTGTGAAgcatttttttacgaaatgttCGAGAACGAAGATATACCTCATTATTCAACTAAGGGCTTGGATTTAGTTTTAATATGTGTGGGCCACTATGATTACGAAGTGGCTGAGATAACCTTTAATCTCTGGTATCGTTTAAGTGAAGAACTCTTCCAGCGAAACAATGACAAACTAACATCACATTTTAAACCCCACATAGAaagattgcttggagcattgttCCGTTTGACACAAATGGATCCAGATCAAGAGGGTCTCATAGATGAAAACGACGAATTTAAT gaTTTTCGACGAAAGGTTTCAGATTTAATAAAAGACGTTGCATTCATAGTGGGTTCCGGAAATTGCTTTAAGCAAATGTTTTACAAACTTCAAGAGCCAGGGTGTTCCTGGGAGTCTATTGAATCTGCTTTATTTATAATGCAAAATGTAGCGAAAAATATTATACC tgatgAAAACGAAGTGATACCCAAGGTTGTGGaggcaattttaaatttacccgAAAATACGCATATTGCGGTCCGCTATACTTCTATAATGCTTTTGGGAGAATTATGTGACTGGATAGAAAATCATTCGGAGAGCCTGCAAGCTGTCTTAAATTTTCTACTATATTCGTTGCAACAAAAGAGTGGTTTGGCAGGAGCTGCTGCCATTTCATTGACTTCCATATGTGCATCTTGCCGGCAAAAAATGGTTTTTCACATTAGTGGATTGGTGGAAATTGCTAGAAGTTTAGATAGCTTTGAAATAAGCAATGACCTTGCTATTGGTCTACTAAAAGGAATATCActgattttatcgaaattaccCAAAGGCCAATTAGAGACGGCTATGAGAGAAATTATATCATTTCAACTACAACCTCTGGCAATAATGGTGGAGAGTTCCAACACTTTGTCGATATGTAAAGGTGAACGCACAGATCCAGCGTACTGGGTTGATCGTGCATGTGCTGTAATACGTCACACCAATCCCGATGTGCCAGACAGTGAAATCCACCCTACTTTAAATATCCTAACAGATGCCTGGCCTCTGATATCACGAGTTATGGATAAATATCAAACGGATGTTCGGGTTATGGAACGTACTTGTCGTCTAATACGTTATAGTGTACGAATGGTACGAAAACAAGCTTCCATGTTGGTTGAACCACTTATCCATCAAATGGTGACACTGTATGCCCTACATCACCACAGTTGCTTCCTATATTTGGGTTCAGTGTTGGTGGATGAGTTTGCCAAAGTAGAAGACTGCATTAATGTCCTGTTGGTGATGTTGAAATCGTTCATAGAACCCACCTTTAAAATGTTGCAAGTGGAAAATGGTCTAAAAAATAATCCTGACACTGTAGATGATTTCTTCCGTTTGTGCTCCAGATTCATAGACTGTTGTCCTTTGCCATTTTTGCAAAGTTCCCTGgtaacccccatatttcaatgtgCCCTCTTGGCATGTACGCTGGATCATCGTGAAGCCAACTCCTCGGTAATGAAGTTCTTTTGTAATCTCTTGAAATGGGGTCGCAGTAACAACTATAAACTGACTGAATGTAAACCGCTCGTTAAGGAGATAGCCAAACAAAATGGTGAAGCTTTAGTTGTTAATCTAATACAAGCCTCGGTGTTTTGTTTACATTCCTACATGTTGCCCGATGTGGCAGAAGTTTTGACAGAGCTAAAGGATGTAATTAGTCAAGAGCAAATGGAAGCATTTCTCCAAACCGCTTTACAGAGTTTGCCAAAGAAAAATACTGGAGGTTATGTCACGGCCACAGATGCACAATTGATGGAATTCAAAGAATCTGTTATGAA ATCATCTACAACTAAGTCGGTTACACTGGCTTTGAAGACGTTTACCCGGTTATatcgttaa